In Herbinix luporum, a single window of DNA contains:
- a CDS encoding MBL fold metallo-hydrolase, with product MDSWFTVEKIDNETYVISEYKHWEETHCYLLIGIDKCLLIDTGLGVGNLLEVINRLTDLPVEVVVTHVHWDHIGGLKYFKNIAVHDAEKEWLTNEFPIPIQLVIKNLIREPCDFPTYFNKDNYEIFKGQPTAILQDNDIIDLENRKIEIIHTPGHSPGHICLYEPDKKYLYSGDLIYMGKLDAFYPTTNPYEFMKSIDKIRRLAIERIFPAHYSLSINVEIIENIDKAFKDLFYSGKLAHGNGIFYFENFSIHI from the coding sequence ATGGACAGTTGGTTTACAGTTGAGAAGATAGATAATGAAACTTATGTAATAAGTGAGTATAAACACTGGGAAGAAACCCATTGTTATTTATTAATCGGTATCGATAAATGTCTCTTAATTGATACTGGTCTTGGAGTTGGTAACTTACTTGAAGTCATTAATAGACTTACTGACTTGCCGGTAGAAGTAGTTGTAACCCATGTTCATTGGGATCATATAGGTGGACTAAAGTATTTTAAGAATATTGCTGTCCATGATGCTGAAAAGGAATGGCTTACAAATGAGTTTCCTATTCCAATACAGCTTGTAATAAAAAATCTGATTAGAGAACCCTGTGATTTTCCTACATATTTTAATAAGGATAATTATGAGATTTTCAAGGGGCAACCAACTGCTATATTACAAGATAATGATATTATAGATTTGGAAAATAGGAAAATTGAGATTATACATACACCTGGTCACTCTCCTGGACATATATGCCTATATGAGCCAGATAAAAAATATTTGTATTCAGGTGATTTAATATATATGGGTAAGCTTGATGCTTTTTATCCTACTACTAATCCTTATGAATTTATGAAGTCCATAGATAAAATAAGGAGGTTAGCAATAGAGAGAATATTTCCGGCACACTATAGTCTTAGTATTAATGTAGAGATTATCGAGAATATTGACAAGGCATTTAAGGATCTTTTTTATAGCGGGAAGCTTGCTCATGGAAATGGAATTTTTTACTTTGAGAATTTCAGCATTCATATTTAA
- a CDS encoding MerR family transcriptional regulator: MLINEVSKITGLTKKAIEYYTGQGLVSPSVLENGYRNYSQNDIECLKKISVLRKLGIGTDDIKRILDDDSVETLHEISVRKELSMEREQAKQAILIQLSNGLSYSEVSSNLQVIENSKTITEKLLEAFPGYYGRYICLHFARFLNEPIITKKQEAAYNKIIDFLDNVPSLTLPEELQGYLLEATQDIGTEQICELLDNTKKSIENPEEFLSYNKEILEPYLVYRKSDEYKNSPVGKIMELTKEFNSTSGYYNIFIPALKELSSSYSEYHNQLERAGKIFLGKYPDIQ, encoded by the coding sequence ATGTTAATAAATGAAGTTAGTAAAATAACAGGTTTAACTAAAAAGGCAATTGAATATTATACTGGACAAGGATTAGTATCCCCTAGTGTATTAGAAAACGGATATAGAAATTATAGTCAAAATGATATTGAATGTTTAAAGAAAATATCCGTTCTTAGAAAATTAGGAATAGGTACAGATGATATTAAAAGGATTCTTGATGATGATTCAGTAGAAACTTTGCACGAAATTTCTGTAAGAAAAGAATTAAGCATGGAAAGAGAACAGGCAAAACAAGCAATTTTAATTCAATTGAGTAATGGTTTAAGTTATTCTGAAGTAAGTTCAAACTTACAAGTGATTGAAAATAGCAAAACAATTACAGAAAAACTTTTAGAAGCATTTCCGGGATACTATGGTAGATATATTTGTCTACATTTTGCTAGGTTTTTAAATGAACCAATTATTACAAAAAAGCAAGAAGCTGCTTATAATAAGATAATTGATTTCTTGGATAATGTGCCTTCATTAACTTTACCGGAAGAATTACAGGGGTATCTATTAGAGGCAACACAAGATATTGGGACGGAGCAGATTTGTGAACTGCTTGATAACACAAAGAAATCTATAGAAAACCCTGAAGAATTTTTATCTTATAATAAAGAAATATTGGAACCATATTTGGTATATAGAAAATCAGATGAATACAAAAATTCTCCTGTAGGAAAAATCATGGAATTAACTAAAGAGTTTAATAGTACTAGTGGGTACTATAATATATTTATTCCGGCCTTGAAAGAATTAAGTAGTTCTTATTCGGAATATCATAATCAGCTGGAGAGAGCAGGTAAAATATTTTTAGGCAAATATCCAGATATTCAATAG
- a CDS encoding GNAT family N-acetyltransferase — protein sequence MEHKGTVTIETKRLLLRRFKESDIPAAYNNWMNDDKVTEFLRWSTHKSIDDTRKVIKDWIDLYKNKDFYQWAIVLKEIDQPIGTISVVNMNDRLDIVHIGYCIGSKWWNRGITSEAFLSIIPFLFYDVKVNRIESQHDPNNIASGKVMLKCGLKYEGILRQADFNNKGIVDAVMYSLLASEYYNQFKK from the coding sequence ATGGAACATAAGGGGACAGTTACTATAGAAACTAAAAGATTGCTTCTTAGGCGATTTAAGGAAAGTGATATACCTGCTGCATATAATAATTGGATGAATGATGACAAAGTTACAGAATTTTTAAGATGGTCAACTCACAAATCAATTGATGATACGAGAAAGGTTATTAAAGATTGGATAGATTTATATAAAAATAAAGATTTTTATCAATGGGCAATCGTACTAAAGGAAATAGATCAACCTATTGGTACAATTAGTGTGGTTAATATGAATGATAGATTAGATATAGTGCATATTGGTTACTGTATAGGAAGTAAGTGGTGGAATAGGGGTATTACTAGTGAAGCATTTCTTAGTATAATCCCTTTTCTTTTTTATGATGTAAAGGTTAATCGTATAGAAAGTCAACATGATCCTAACAATATTGCTTCAGGAAAAGTTATGTTAAAATGTGGTTTGAAATATGAGGGGATCTTAAGACAAGCAGATTTTAATAATAAAGGCATCGTCGATGCAGTTATGTATAGTCTTTTGGCTAGTGAGTATTATAATCAATTTAAAAAGTGA
- a CDS encoding glycoside hydrolase family 11 protein — MKMKKTKLIVSLLMILTMMMPAMSVQAAQTIYNNETGVHDGYNYELWKDSGNTSMTLNSGGTFSCQWSNINNALFRKGKKFNETQTHQQIGNISVTYGCDYQPNGNSYLCVYGWTSDPLVEYYIVDSWGSWRPPGATSKGTITVDGGTYDIYETTRVNQPSIKGTATFQQYWSVRTSKRTSGTISVSEHFKAWENRGMRLGKMYEVALTVEGYQSSGSANVYSHTLNIGGSSGGGQTPVPTPPPGNGGGGTTTRMECENMTISGPYAGKIGSPFNGVALYANNDKVSFNHYFTSGTHSFSLRGCSNNSNMARVDLLIGGQYKGTFYYGGSYPAVYTINNVSHGTGNQTIELIVTADNGQWDAFIDYLEIK; from the coding sequence ATGAAGATGAAAAAAACCAAACTTATTGTATCTCTACTGATGATTTTGACTATGATGATGCCCGCTATGAGTGTACAAGCTGCTCAGACAATTTACAATAATGAGACCGGAGTTCATGATGGCTATAATTATGAGCTGTGGAAAGATTCCGGAAATACTAGTATGACCCTTAACAGTGGTGGTACATTTAGTTGTCAGTGGAGTAATATTAACAATGCATTATTCCGCAAGGGTAAAAAGTTTAACGAGACTCAGACCCATCAGCAAATTGGTAATATTTCTGTTACCTATGGTTGTGATTACCAGCCAAACGGCAATTCATATTTGTGCGTTTATGGTTGGACAAGTGATCCCTTGGTAGAGTATTACATAGTTGACAGCTGGGGTAGCTGGCGTCCTCCCGGGGCAACTTCTAAGGGAACGATTACAGTTGACGGCGGTACTTATGATATCTATGAGACTACCAGGGTTAACCAGCCTTCCATTAAAGGTACAGCAACATTCCAACAGTACTGGAGTGTTCGTACTTCCAAACGTACAAGCGGAACCATTTCTGTAAGCGAGCATTTTAAAGCTTGGGAAAACAGAGGAATGAGACTTGGTAAGATGTATGAGGTAGCTTTAACTGTGGAAGGTTATCAAAGCAGCGGTAGCGCTAATGTATATAGCCATACATTAAATATTGGTGGTAGCAGTGGCGGTGGACAAACACCTGTTCCTACACCTCCTCCAGGCAACGGTGGTGGTGGTACTACCACAAGAATGGAATGTGAGAACATGACTATAAGCGGACCTTATGCAGGAAAAATTGGTTCTCCGTTTAACGGCGTAGCATTATATGCTAACAATGATAAAGTATCTTTTAATCATTACTTTACCAGTGGAACTCACAGCTTCTCCTTACGGGGCTGTTCCAATAATTCCAATATGGCAAGGGTTGATTTACTAATTGGAGGCCAGTACAAGGGAACCTTCTATTATGGTGGAAGCTACCCTGCAGTATATACAATAAATAATGTTAGCCATGGAACCGGTAATCAGACGATTGAGCTGATTGTTACCGCTGACAATGGCCAATGGGATGCTTTTATAGATTATTTAGAAATTAAATAG